In bacterium, the sequence CATCCATCCCCTCAACAACCTTGCCGAAAACCGCATAACCGAACCCGGAAGAGGTCTCATTGGTGTGGTCCAGAAAGCCGTTGTCCACAAGGTTAATGAAAAACTGGGCTGTAGCGCTGTCCACCACGTTAGTCCTGGCCATGGCGAGTGTGCCCTTCAGATTTTTAAGCCCGTTTCCGGCCTCATTTTTGACAGGCGGCAGGGTTTCTCCCATCTGCATGTTTTCATCGAACCCTCCACCCTGGACCATGAAACCTTCGATCA encodes:
- a CDS encoding peptidylprolyl isomerase; the protein is MTKIKLETSMGVIVAELDSGKAPITVENVLKYVQNGFYDGTIFHRVIEGFMVQGGGFDENMQMGETLPPVKNEAGNGLKNLKGTLAMARTNVVDSATAQFFINLVDNGFLDHTNETSSGFGYAVFGKVVEGMDVVEKIGKVKTGNFRGFQDVPSVHVVLEKVTVVE